The genomic interval AGGCTCGAGCATGCGGCGCTCGAGGTCCACCATGCGCTCCGCGAGCGGATAAATGCGCTTGCCCTCCTCCGTCAGCTGGACGCCGCCCGGCGTGCGGGTGAACAGTTGGCAGCCGAGATCGCGCTCGAGACGCTGCAGGCGGTTCGTCACGGTGGATTGGGACATGTACAGTTGATCCGCCGTGCGCGAGATGGACCGGTTGCGCGCCACGGCGAGAAACAGTTCCAGATCTTTGGTCTCCAAGCGCTCCACTCCTCACTCGTCCACCGGCTCGCGCGACGCGATGATGCCCCCACCGAGGCACACCTCGCCGTCGTAGAACACCACCGACTGGCCCGGCGTGATGGCCCGCTGGGGCTCATCGAAGATGACGCGGCACGTGTCTTCGCCCGTCATCTCGACCTCGACCGGCTGTTCGTCCTGGCGGTAGCGGAACTTCGCCGTGCAGCGGAATCGCTTTGCGGGTGGCCGTTCCGCGACGAAGCTCACCGTGTCCGCTGTGAGTGCCCGGCTGTACAGGCGCGGGTGATCGTGACCCTGCGCCACCACGAGGACGTTTCGCGCGAGGTCCTTGTCCACCACGAACCACGGGGCCGGATCGCGACCAGGGAGGCCGCCCAGGCGCAGGCCCTTCCGCTGGCCGATGGTGTAGTACATGAGCCCGTCGTGCTCGCCGAGCACGCGCCCGTCCACGTCCTCGATGAGGCCCGGCTGCGCGGGCAGGTACTGCTGCAGGAAGGCGCGAAAGTTGCGCTCTCCGATGAAACAGATGCCCGTCGAGTCCTTCTTCTGCGCCACGTGCAGGCCGTGATCGCGCGCAATCTGGCGCACCTCCGGCTTGGTCAGATGGCCGATGGGAAACATGGCCCGCCGGAGCGGGGCCTGCGTGAGCATGTGCAGAAAGTAGGTCTGATCCTTGTTCTTATCTCGCCCCCGCAAAAGTGCCACCGTGCCATCCTCGTCCTTGCGCACCTGGGCGTAGTGCCCCGTGGCGAGGTAGTCGGCGCCGAGGTCGAGGGCGCAGGCGAGCAGTTCCTTGAACTTGATCTCTCGGTTGCAGAGCACGTCCGGGTTCGGCGTGCGCCCGCGCTTGAACTCCTCCAGGAAGTGCTGGAATACGCGCTCCTCGTACTCGCGCTCGAAGTTGACGCCGTAATACGGGATCCCAATCTGCTCGCACACCCGGCGCACGTCCTCGAAATCCTGTTCCGCGGTGCAGGCGCCGTTCTCGTCCGTCTCGTCCCAGTTCTTCATGAACACGCCGATCACGTCGTAGCCCGCTTGCTTGAGGAGAAGCGCCGTCACGGACGAATCCACGCCGCCGGACATGCCCACCACCACACGCGTCGCCATCTTCGTTCCCTCCCTTCTCCGCGCTTTCGGGCGATCTTTGATACAATGATCACCGGCATTCGTTTCACCCTCACAGGGAAAGGCGGGTGATGCGCGGTGTTCGAACTCGATCGATCCGCCATCCTGGAACATCCACGGCTTCGGTTTCTCACCGATCTCGTTCCCGTCCACGAGCATCTGGACAACATTGAAAAGTTTATTCGCATCTGTTTTGAAGAGCAAGGATGGCGCGTGGCGCAGGCAGGGCGCGTGGTGGCGCTGCGCGCGACGGACCAGGACAGGCTGTCGAGCGCCTTCAAGGCGAGCCTGTACCTCGGCAAGTACAACGACATGGCGAACCGCGACAGGTTTCTGCGCAGCATGGTGGCCGCGGGCCACTCGTACGAGCCCATCCGCGGCGAAACCGTGTTGTTTCTCTACATCGGCGTGGCCAAGCCTGTGTACGACCACCTCATCACCTACACCGTGGGGCGGCCCACGAGGATCGCCGGAGGGCAGCGGGCCAACGTCCCGTGGGGCTTTGAACTTCCGGTAGAGGCTCGCCATCCGGAGGAGTACGAGGAGGAGCTGGAGCGCATCCGCGAGGTCATTCGCCTGGCGAAACAGGAGCGCACTGAGCAGATGCAGGCGGCGCGGGCCAAGCTGCCCGTGGGCTACGTCATGCCGCCCTTTTTGCTCGAGTTCTCCGAGGAGGCCCTCATCAAGCACGTGTTTCGCCAGCGGCTGTTCGAGCGCGGCGCGCAGGGCGCCACCGTCGAAGTGGTGTCCGACATGCTGAAGGCGTGCCTCGCCATCGACGAGGAGAAGTGGACCTTTCTCATCGAGTATCACGGCCCGCACATCCAGCAGTGGCAGAAGGCGATGCGCACGCTTCGCAAGGAGCGCCTCAGCCTTCGCCAGCTCGCGGAGATGGAGAACCTGTCGCCCGAGGAGGCGCTGGACGCAGATCTTTACGATCTGCTCATGGCGACGGTCGGCAAGCTGCCTCCGTCGATGTGGGACAGGATGCGGTGACTTTGTAACGGAAGGGCATCAGGTGATCTCGACGACCGATTCGACCACCCAGATGCCGCCGGGGCCCTGTTTGACGGGCTGATACAGGCGAACCAGGTAGACGCAATCGCGGTGCTTGACGCGCACCACCGCGTACATAAGCCCGCTGTCTGCGTCGCGGTACTGTTCGACCAATGTGTAAATATCGTTCATTCGAAAACCCAGATGGCGCGTCCCCACCTCCTGCGCGGTTCGGACGGGGCTTAAGCGCCATAGGTTTTGGCCGCGAAGGGCGGCCTCCTGAATGCGACGGAAGTCCTCGCCTGGAATCGCGACGTGACCCGTGACGACCTCGGGGCATGGCATGACGAGCATCCTCCTTCGCGCGGGGCAATTGTACAGTTCAGCGTATGGCATCCTGGCGAACGCCGACACGACGGTCGCCCACAGGCCATGAAAGGGAGTGAACAAGCGATGGCAATCGACGGACGTGGTAAGGTCGCAGTGGTGACGGGTGCGTCGAGTGGCATTGGCCGACAGACGGCCCTGGCGTTGGCGCGCGCGGGCTTCGACGTGGCGGTGGGGGCGCGGCGCAAGGAGCGCCTCGCCGATCTCGTCGACGAGATCGCCCGGGAGACGGGGAAGGCCGCGTACGCGGCGGCGCTCGACGTGACGAGCGTGCCAAGTATAGACGCGTTCGTGCAAGGTGTCATCGGGCACTTCGGCGTGGTGCATGTCCTCGTGAACAACGCAGGGAAGGCCTTGGGGCGGGATCCGGTGGAAACCGCGGACGAGGCCGACTGGCAGGAGATGCTCGACACGAACGTGATGGGTCTCATGCGGATGACGAAGCGTTTCCTGCCCCACATCGTGGCCTCCGGCGACGGCCACATCGTCAACCTCGGCTCCATCGCGGGCCACGAGTCGTACGCTGGGGGCAGCGTGTACTGCGCGACGAAGTTCGCGGTTCGGGCCATCACCGAGGCGCTGCGCCACGAGCTTCTGGGCAAGCCCGTGCGCGTGACGTCCATTGATCCGGGCATGGTGGAGACGGAGTTCAGCCTGGTCCGGTTTCACGGCGACGCGTCCGAGGCCGCGAAGGTGTATCAGGGCGTCCGGCCGCTCACGGCGGACGACATCGCGGACTGCATCGTGTTCGCCGTCACGCGGCCCGCGCACGTCAACATCGACGAGATGATCGTGACGTCCATCGATCAGGCGGGCGCCCGCGTGTTCCACCGAAGGGGGGCGCCGTCGTGAAGGCACTTCTGATGCAACCGGACGATCTCGCCGCGCGGCTCGGCGCCGAGGAACTCGCCGTGTTTGACTGTCGGTTTCAGCTGTCGGACCCGGAGGCTGGAGAGCGCGCGTATCGGGAGGCGCACATTCCCGGCGCGTACTATCTCCATCTCGACCGGGATCTGTCTTCGCCCAAGGGAGAGCACGGCGGGCGCCATCCATTGCCGGACTGGAACCGGTTCGCCGCGCGGCTTTCGGCGTGCGGCGTTCGGCCGCATTCGACGGTGGTGGTCTACGATGCGGGTGAGGGGATGGCGGCGCGGGCGTGGTGGCTGATGCGGCACATCGGGCTTGCGGACGTGCGGATCCTGGATGGCGGATGGAAGCGATGGACGAGAGAAAAGAGGCCAGTGACGCCTGTGGTGCCCGAATCTCGGCCGGGCGGCGTCGAGGTGCGGCTGCGCGAGGGCGAGACGGTCGACGTGGAAGAGGTGCGGCGGGGACTACGCGAGGGAAGCCTCGTGCTTGTCGACGCGCGCAGCCCCGAGCGGTACCGAGGGGATGTGGAACCTATCGATCCGAAAGCCGGGCATATCCCGGGCGCCTTCAACCATCCGTGGGAGCGGGGGCTCAAGGAAGACGGCACGTGGCGTTCGCCCGAAGAGCAGCGCGCTCGCTTCGGAGATCTGGCGAAGTGTGGGAAGCCCATCGCCGTGTACTGCGGATCGGGCGTGACGGCCTGCTCCACCCTCTTCGCGCTCGAACTCGCGGGCATCCCGGCGAAGCTGTATCCGGGGAGCTGGAGCGACTGGGTCTCGTACCCCGAAAATCCCGTCGCCACAGGGGATGAACCGGGGGCGTGGGCGCCATGAGGACGCTTGGCGCCGCGGAGGCGAGGGATCGGCTCGAGGCGTGGCGCGGGTCTCGGGTGTACGTGCACCTCGAGGTCAATCCGGAGGCGTACCTGCGCAACGCGAGCGCGACGCTCGACGAGGTGGGCATGTTCGGCGACGGGCTGTATCGCCTGCACCTTCGCTTTCGCGATCCGGACGGCCTGCTCTACATCCAGGATGTGACCGAGTTTGTCGAAGACGGATCGGCCCTCGTCATGATGGGCCTCGATGGCCAGAATCGCGTCCGGCAGACGCTGACCGTGAGCAAAGAGCCGCTCGACGTGGGAAAGGTGGGATGAGCGCATGGCGACCGTCATGGGCGTGTTCGCCCACCCGGACGACGAGACGTTCATCGCCGGAGGCACCTTCGCGCGCCTGGCGGCCGAGGGGCACCGCCTCGTGATCGCCTGCGCGACGCGCGGGGAGATGGGCCGGCGGCTCGGCGTACCGCTTCGAGCCACGCGTGAATCCCTCGGCGCGCTTCGCGAGCAGGAGCTGCGCGAGGCGTGCGCCGCGCTCGGCGTGAGCCGCCTCGTCCTCCTGGGCTACCGGGACAAAGAGGTCGAGATGGTGCCGGAGGACGAAGGGGTGTCCCGGTTGGAATCGCTCTTCGCCGAGGAGCGGCCAGATGCGGTCATCACGTTTCACGATCCGCTCGGCGGCCATCCGGATCACGCGGCCATCGGGCGCTTGGCGACGTCGGCGTTTGCGCGATATCGGCGAATGAACGAAGGCGCGCGCCTGTTTTACCTCGCGTGGGGCGACGATCTCGCCGCCTTCAGGCGATATCCGCAGCCGGCGAAGGCGCTGGTCGAGGTGGACGTGCGCGCGTATCGCCGGCAGAAGCTCTTGGCGTTTCGAGCCCACCGCACGCAGTCGGAGCTGGATGGCGCCATTTGGGGAAGCGAGGAGAAGGCCGTCCACCGCATGCGCCATTGCGAATACTTTGTGCTGAGCCAGGGGCCGAGTCTGAGGCGCCCAGGAACGTTGACAGACTGAAAGCGGGGCGAAACCACATGTACGACATCTATGGAGAAGCCGCACTGCCCGCGGACGTGCGCGAGCGCCTGCGCATCACGCGCGATCTCGCCCAAGCCTTCCACGAGCGCGCGCCCGAGCACGATCGCGCGGGCGACTTTCCGTTTGAGAACATCGAGGATTTGAAGGCGTCGGGTTACGTGCGCTGGACGGTGCCCGTGGAATACGGGGGGCTCGGCCTAAGCCTCGAGGAGATGCTCATGCATCAGGAGGTGCTGGCGAAAGGCGACGGATCGACCGCGCTCGCGATTGGCTGGCACGTGGGCATTCTGCTTCACCTGCGCGAGACGGGGGCGTTCCCGGATGAGCTGTTTCGCATGGTGTGCGAGTCCGTCGTGAAGGAGGGCGCGCTCATCAACAGCTGCGCCACGGAGCCCGCCACGGGGAGCCCGAGCCGCGGCGGCAAGCCGGAGACCACCGCCGTGAAAGTGCCCGGCGGGTATCGGATCACGGGCCGCAAGACATTCAGCACGCTCTCGCCTGCGCTCACCTGGATCATGGTGACCGCCACCGTGGCGGACGAGGACGTGGTGGGGCAGTTTCTCGTTCGAAAAGAGGACGTCGAGATCGTCGAGACGTGGGACACGCTCGGCATGCGCGCCACCGGCAGCCACGACATTGTGCTGAAGGATGTGTTTGTGCCGGAGGAGCGGGTGATTGTCATCCAGCGCCCGGGCGTGCAGGCCGAGCGACGGCCGGACGGGAGCGGTTGGCTGCTCCACATTCCGGCGTGTTATCTCGGCATCGCCCTCGCGGCGCGCGACTTTGCGCTGGAGTACGCCGCGACGTACCGGCCCAACACGTTGCCGCATCCCATCGCGGAGGTTCCGCACGTCGAGCAGAAACTCGGCGAGATGGAGCTGAAGCTGCTCGCCGCCCGCACGCTCCTGTACGATCTCGCCCGCCGCTTCGACGCCGCCTCGCCGGAGGAACGCGTCAAGCTGCAACCCCAGTTCGGCGCGGTGAAGACGCTCGCGACGAATGCCGCCAATCAGGTGGTGGATCTCGCCATGCGGGTCGTCGGCGGCCGCAGCCTGTCGCGCGCCCTGCCCCTCGAGCGGTACTACCGCGACGTCCGCGCCGGCCTGCACAATCCGCCGATGGACGACGTGGTCTACCGCAACCTGGCGAAGGCCGCGCTCGCGCGCCGCGCCGCGGGGCAGGCGGGGAGGTGACCGGCGCGCAAACCCGCGCGCTTCTCGCCGTGCGAAGACGTCCGCGACGCGCGTCAGGACGTCTTCACTTTGGCAAAGTCGATGTAGCCCGCGCTTCCGTCCCGGTTGACGAACAGGTCCACGGCCTCATAGTCCTGCCCGTTGAATCGGATCTTGCCGTTCGAGGCATACAGCACGCCCTCCGGCGTCTTCTGCTTCACGCCGATGCCGGGAAAGAGCAGTTGCTCGTGGCCGTTCATGTACAGATTCGCCGTGTAGATCACCTGTCCGTTTTGCACGTGTTTCTCCAGGTTCCAGGCCTCGCCCACCGAATCGGACGGAACGGCCTTCGCCGTCACGTGCACTCGGATCTCGCCGCCGGGCAGCTTGTCGTAGCTCGTCGGATACGGCACGCTGCCACCAATACGAATCTTGAGCAGCACGGCGGCGAGCACGACGATGAAGATCCAGAAGTACTGGCGAAAGCGGGCGTCGCGCAACGTCTCGCACCTTCTTTACGACTCTTGAATTTGAATGGATTCGATGTACGCAGTCTTCAGCGGATAGCTGTCCTCTTGCGTCATCGGATTCGTGGTCACCGGA from Alicyclobacillus acidocaldarius subsp. acidocaldarius DSM 446 carries:
- the mnmA gene encoding tRNA 2-thiouridine(34) synthase MnmA, whose amino-acid sequence is MATRVVVGMSGGVDSSVTALLLKQAGYDVIGVFMKNWDETDENGACTAEQDFEDVRRVCEQIGIPYYGVNFEREYEERVFQHFLEEFKRGRTPNPDVLCNREIKFKELLACALDLGADYLATGHYAQVRKDEDGTVALLRGRDKNKDQTYFLHMLTQAPLRRAMFPIGHLTKPEVRQIARDHGLHVAQKKDSTGICFIGERNFRAFLQQYLPAQPGLIEDVDGRVLGEHDGLMYYTIGQRKGLRLGGLPGRDPAPWFVVDKDLARNVLVVAQGHDHPRLYSRALTADTVSFVAERPPAKRFRCTAKFRYRQDEQPVEVEMTGEDTCRVIFDEPQRAITPGQSVVFYDGEVCLGGGIIASREPVDE
- a CDS encoding SDR family NAD(P)-dependent oxidoreductase — protein: MAIDGRGKVAVVTGASSGIGRQTALALARAGFDVAVGARRKERLADLVDEIARETGKAAYAAALDVTSVPSIDAFVQGVIGHFGVVHVLVNNAGKALGRDPVETADEADWQEMLDTNVMGLMRMTKRFLPHIVASGDGHIVNLGSIAGHESYAGGSVYCATKFAVRAITEALRHELLGKPVRVTSIDPGMVETEFSLVRFHGDASEAAKVYQGVRPLTADDIADCIVFAVTRPAHVNIDEMIVTSIDQAGARVFHRRGAPS
- a CDS encoding sulfurtransferase, with protein sequence MKALLMQPDDLAARLGAEELAVFDCRFQLSDPEAGERAYREAHIPGAYYLHLDRDLSSPKGEHGGRHPLPDWNRFAARLSACGVRPHSTVVVYDAGEGMAARAWWLMRHIGLADVRILDGGWKRWTREKRPVTPVVPESRPGGVEVRLREGETVDVEEVRRGLREGSLVLVDARSPERYRGDVEPIDPKAGHIPGAFNHPWERGLKEDGTWRSPEEQRARFGDLAKCGKPIAVYCGSGVTACSTLFALELAGIPAKLYPGSWSDWVSYPENPVATGDEPGAWAP
- a CDS encoding DUF1806 family protein produces the protein MRTLGAAEARDRLEAWRGSRVYVHLEVNPEAYLRNASATLDEVGMFGDGLYRLHLRFRDPDGLLYIQDVTEFVEDGSALVMMGLDGQNRVRQTLTVSKEPLDVGKVG
- a CDS encoding PIG-L family deacetylase codes for the protein MATVMGVFAHPDDETFIAGGTFARLAAEGHRLVIACATRGEMGRRLGVPLRATRESLGALREQELREACAALGVSRLVLLGYRDKEVEMVPEDEGVSRLESLFAEERPDAVITFHDPLGGHPDHAAIGRLATSAFARYRRMNEGARLFYLAWGDDLAAFRRYPQPAKALVEVDVRAYRRQKLLAFRAHRTQSELDGAIWGSEEKAVHRMRHCEYFVLSQGPSLRRPGTLTD
- a CDS encoding acyl-CoA dehydrogenase family protein — its product is MYDIYGEAALPADVRERLRITRDLAQAFHERAPEHDRAGDFPFENIEDLKASGYVRWTVPVEYGGLGLSLEEMLMHQEVLAKGDGSTALAIGWHVGILLHLRETGAFPDELFRMVCESVVKEGALINSCATEPATGSPSRGGKPETTAVKVPGGYRITGRKTFSTLSPALTWIMVTATVADEDVVGQFLVRKEDVEIVETWDTLGMRATGSHDIVLKDVFVPEERVIVIQRPGVQAERRPDGSGWLLHIPACYLGIALAARDFALEYAATYRPNTLPHPIAEVPHVEQKLGEMELKLLAARTLLYDLARRFDAASPEERVKLQPQFGAVKTLATNAANQVVDLAMRVVGGRSLSRALPLERYYRDVRAGLHNPPMDDVVYRNLAKAALARRAAGQAGR